One part of the Plasmodium yoelii strain 17X genome assembly, chromosome: 13 genome encodes these proteins:
- a CDS encoding erythrocyte membrane protein gives MDENISTLYNSSNKLINESNSISFSNNIKNNAINTEFINSHNIELSIASNVASNINDINIDMINDMSKCSKNQINYNISNDIMNTVPSTNCDVTHDSVSSVPNNAFENVENVKNVENVENVKNVENVENVENVENVENVENYENSENVENYENNENIEIMAKQKEVVTPAPQVLSIKKKVGRPKGATSSNKIVKKEEKVSTSSSGYPGVSWNKRMCAWLAFFYDGSSRRSRTFHPKHFNMNKDHARLAAVEFMKSLDNHGRKKSTKIKGGKNKMKQINNEDNIMHNISQNLDHSNNLIALNNNMHMMAINPAFYMQSSNRNYNIANTIHNDRNNLNIYNNTPRHHSLNNNNNNMNHINNLSKVMRDHNGVYLHNSHNNNNNPNSIYNNNNNMHMPNNPNNNHTSNNDHNNINYLNELIFHSNILQNGGGPSSSSHPIMGSNGIGLGTDLNFFDRNINNGNINDILNLEENLGIQNKDIERLMSTLFRKNYNNINMNIPNMDDHFFHNNNNGNSNNNINSNGSNTINDNNNNNISVINNNGAGALHGVDPINGVHNNHRKRGGNNDNNNNSSSNNNNTVNSLNSASSQNTHIYLSNNNGGDIYDTNNLNNSNNVHNFYDYNYDIYRGESGNGNNNNISPHIIEMMHRMNNDVKEGNNLENNINANFNDINYIIHENSGWLNQIRHTHNNIINNNSRDICDLNLSSDHTNHNIKNQIELNKSKKISKDSPFSRPILNIATRPTEQIIDTIDDNNNGNNINDNEKISRYDMNSISCNCSPHIKNQKNHYCVYYKHNNLSQYLNDNNTNYNYMNWDPHNTNNNNSNNNNSGGHNKSSNNNVISATDKGDVESIGDISNSSGNKVGIITDPNNNNNNNNAFHNNNNYPNIAMPKYLHYQQIQPTINNHDNINSSNNNNNNNNNGMQHIIKQNTNFIPKVLNSHFNNKANKKENRNNLISSVPHGINNISPQY, from the coding sequence atGGACGAAAATATAAGTACATTATataatagtagtaataaGTTGATTAATGAATCAAATAGTATAagttttagtaataatattaagaATAATGCGATAAATACCGAATTTATTAACAGTCATAATATTGAATTAAGCATCGCATCAAACGTTGCTTcaaatattaatgatataaatattgacATGATTAATGATATGAGTAAATGTTctaaaaatcaaataaattataatatttccaaTGATATAATGAATACTGTTCCTTCTACAAATTGTGATGTGACCCATGATTCTGTGAGCAGCGTTCCTAACAATGCTTttgaaaatgttgaaaatgtgaaaaatgttgaaaatgttgaaaatgtgaaaaatgttgaaaatgttgaaaatgttgaaaatgttgaaaatgttgaaaatgttgaaaattaTGAGAATAGcgaaaatgttgaaaattaTGAGAATAACGAAAATATCGAAATAATGGCTAAACAAAAAGAAGTAGTAACACCGGCACCACAAGTTttatcaataaaaaaaaaagtcgGAAGACCCAAAGGTGCAACatcatcaaataaaatagtaaaaaaagaagaaaaagtGTCGACATCATCATCTGGATATCCTGGTGTTAGTTGGAATAAACGAATGTGTGCATGGCTagcttttttttatgatgGGTCATCACGAAGAAGTCGAACATTTCATCCTAAGCATTTTAATATGAACAAAGATCATGCTAGATTAGCAGCTGTAGAATTTATGAAATCATTAGATAATCATGGAAGAAAAAAATCAACAAAAATTAAAggaggaaaaaataaaatgaaacaaataaataatgaagataatATAATGCATAATATATCTCAAAATTTAGatcattcaaataatttaattgctttaaataataatatgcatatgaTGGCAATAAACCCAGCATTTTATATGCAAAGCTCAAAtagaaattataatattgcTAATACAATTCATAATGATagaaataatttaaacatatataataatacccCTCGTCATCATTCgctaaataataataataataatatgaaccatataaataatttatctaaAGTTATGCGAGATCATAATGGGGTTTATTTGCATAATagtcataataataataataatcctaattcaatttataataataataataatatgcatatgcCAAATAATCCTAACAATAATCATACATCCAATAAtgatcataataatataaattatttaaacgaATTAATTTTCCATTCCAACATTTTACAAAATGGTGGTGGACCATCATCTTCTTCTCATCCAATAATGGGCTCAAATGGTATCGGATTAGGAACcgatttaaatttttttgatagaaacataaataatggtaatattaatgatatattaaatttagaaGAAAATTTAGGGatacaaaataaagatatagaAAGATTAATGAGTACATTATTTaggaaaaattataataatataaatatgaatataccAAATATGGatgatcatttttttcataataataataatggtaactctaataataatattaatagtaATGGAAGTAATActataaatgataataataataataatatttctgTAATTAATAATAACGGTGCTGGTGCATTACATGGTGTCGACCCAATAAACGGTGTTCATAATAATCATAGAAAACGAGGAggaaataatgataataataataatagtagtagtaataataacaatacaGTAAATTCATTAAATAGTGCATCTTCTCAAAatacacatatttatttatctaATAATAATGGAGGAGATATATATGATACTAACAACCTTAACAATTCTAAtaatgttcataatttttatgattataattatgatatatatagagGAGAATCAggaaatggaaataataataatatatcacCACATATAATTGAAATGATGCATAGAATGAATAATGATGTAAAAGAAGGAAATAATTTGgagaataatataaatgctAATTTCAACgacataaattatattatacatgAAAATTCTGGATGGTTAAATCAAATAAGACATactcataataatattataaataataattctcGTGACATATGTGATCTTAATTTATCATCAGATCATACAAatcataatattaaaaatcaaattgaattaaataaaagtaaaaaaatatctaaAGATTCTCCATTTAGTAGGCCTATATTAAACATTGCAACTCGACCAACTGAACAAATTATTGACACAatagatgataataataatggtaataatattaatgataatgaaaaaatttcAAGATATGATATGAATTCGATTTCATGTAATTGTTCTCctcatataaaaaatcaaaaaaatcaCTATTGTGTATATTATAAGCACAACAATTTATCTCAGTATcttaatgataataacacaaattataattatatgaattggGACCCACACAATactaacaataataatagcaataataataatagtggtGGTCATAACAAAAGTAGTAATAACAATGTAATCAGCGCAACTGATAAGGGTGATGTTGAATCAATAGGAGATATCAGTAATAGTAGTGGGAATAAAGTAGGAATAATAACTGACCccaacaataataataataataataatgcatttcataataataataattatccAAATATTGCAATGccaaaatatttacattacCAACAAATTCAACCAACTATTAATAAtcatgataatataaatagtagtaataataataataataataataataatggaatGCAACATATAATTAAGcaaaatacaaattttattcCAAAGGTGTTAAATAgtcattttaataataaagctaataaaaaagaaaatagaaACAATTTAATATCATCCGTACCACATGGAATAAATAACATATCTCCACAATATTGA